Part of the Oncorhynchus mykiss isolate Arlee chromosome 12, USDA_OmykA_1.1, whole genome shotgun sequence genome, tgtgTTGAGAGAGCATGTTGTTGGCGCCCTCATGTGCCTGGTGGCGGTAGTAGCGGCGCAGGGCTTGGCTGCCCGGGTGGCACTGGCACATGTGGAGGAAGTACTCGTCGGGCCGGTTGGATGTGTAGCCGCAGTCCTCGCACACAAAGATCTTGGAGCGACGCTGGCGGTAGGCATACTGCTGGAAAACGCCATGGATCTTCCTCAGGTGGGATTCGAGGGAGCAGCGCTGGGTGAAGGCCTTGTCACACAGCTCGCAGCAGTACGGACGGATACCtggtgggaagggagagagggtgaggagggtatGTGCCGGGGCAGGTGCTCAAAATGAACTCACCCCTGTttgaacatgttttatttcataatGCATATCTCGAAAATCATAACATTCCAAATGCCTCTGTTTTAATTTTCTTCCATGGGCAGGCTGGGTCATTCCTGTTATGCAGTGCCTTTTCTGTCCACAGGAAATAACACCTCTTATTTAGATTAAAATGTTTCGTTCCAAAGGGCTTAAAATATCAAGTTACGTGTCCTTTACCATAAAAAAACAAAGATATGACTCTCAAAAGGGGATTTTATGCATTTTGACCATTTTGTTTTCTGTGGATGTAGGTGTTTTTGCCATGTCCCTGCGTGCTATTTATCCACTTCTACGATATTTCTAAGTCATAAAATATTCAACATATGTATTCATTATTTTATAGTCCTACTTTTTTAAATATCTGTCATCCTTTTTTTCATGATTACTGTATTTATTGTTACCGTATTTAATATGTTCTGTGTCCCTGAtttctactcattccaggggttttctttgtttgtactattttctacattgtagaataatagtgaagacattaaaactatgaaataacacatatggaatcatgtagtaaccaaaaaagtgataaacaagtcaaaatatgttttatatttgagattcttcaaagtaacaaccctttgccttgatgacagctttgaagatagccctatttggtaaaggaccaagtccatattatggcaagaacagctcaaataagcaaagagaaacgacagtccatcattaccgtAAGACAAGGTGGGCAGTCGTGTTTTTTCAagagcagtcgcaaaaaccatcaagcgctatgatgaaactagctctcgtgaggaccgctacaggaaaggaagacccagtgttacctctgctgcagaggataagttcattagagttaccaatttcaaatataaattataaactgggtggttcgagccctgaatgctgatttgacCGAGatggcagagagacagggagatggaaaAAGAAGAGGGTAGTGgatgtcagtgagagagagaagcgtgtTCTAAGGAAACAATGGAGAGAGACGACGAGAGAAGAAAGGCCAGAGCAACAGGTAAGGCATCTtttacccctccccccacacctcccCCACTTCCTGAACATGACCCAATGTCAGGGCTCTCAAGGTTAGAGCACTTTAATGCTTTACTATTCAGGATCTACTTGAGTTGTGTTCACAACAGTTCCTTATATTTATGCTCTATTCTATATTACTAAACCAAACCCATGCTAttattatgttgttgttttttgattGATTGGTTTGCTGATTGATTCATTGAAGAACTGATTGATTAACTGATTGGTCGATTGATTACAATACTAACAGTGATTACAATACTAATAGTGCTTACTGTGTTTTAGGCAAAGACGTCAAGGTCAAAGAAAGACCAACAATACAAAGACAGAGATCAAGAAACATCAAGCCACCTTGAAAAAAGAGAAAAGGAAAATGTAAAAATAAGAGATTCCAACGCATTGGAAATTCCAAATCTCCTCGCTCAAAAGTGAATGCCATGTTGAGACATCATCCAATTCATCCAACCATTAGAAGAACCCTTCTGTCTACttggaggtacagtgccttgcgaaagtatttggcccccttgaactttgtgaccttttgccacatttcaggcttcaaacataaagatataaaactgtatttttttgtgaagaatcaacaacaagtgggacacaatcatgaagtggaacgacatttattggatatttcaaacttttttaacaaatcaaaaactgaaaaattgggcgtgcaaaattattcagcccctttactttcagtgcagcaaactctctccagaagttcagtgaggatctctgaatgatccaatgttgacctaaatgaataatgatgataaatacaatccacctgtgtgtaatcaagtctccgtataaatgcacctgcactgtgatagtctcagaggtccgttaaaagcgcagagagcatcatgaagaacaaggaacacaccaggcaggtccgagatactgttgtgaagaagtttaaagccggatttggatacaaaaagatttcccaagctttaaacatcccaaggagcactgtgcaagcgataatattgaaatggaaggagtatcagaccactgcaaatctaccaagacctggccgtccctctaaactttcagctcatacaaggagaagactgatcagagatgcagccaagaggcccatgatcactctggatgaactgcagagatctacagctgaggtgggagactctgtccataggacaacaatcagtcgtatattgcacaaatctggcctttatggaagagtggcaagaagaaagccatttcttaaagatatccataaaaagtgttgtttaaagtttgccacaagccacctgggagacacaccaaacatatggaagaaagtgctctggtcagatgaaaccaaaattgaactttttggcaacaacgcaaaacgttatgtttggcgtaaaagcaacacagctgaacacaccatccccactgtcaaacatggtggtagcagcatcatggtttgggcctgcttttcttcagcagggacagggaagatggttaaaattgatgggaagatggatggagccaaatacaggaccattctggaagaaaacctgatggagtctgcaaaagacctgagactaggacggagatttgtcttccaacaagacaatgatccaaaacataaagcaaaatctacaatggaatggttcaaaaataaacatatccagttgttagaatggccaagtcaaagtccagacctgaatccaatcgagaatctgtggaaagaactgaaaactgctgttcacaaatgctctccatccaacctcactgagctcgagctgttttgcaaggaggaatgggaaaaaatgtcagtctctcgatgtgcaaaactgatagagacataccccaagcgacttacagctgtaatctcagcaaaaggtggcgctacaaagtattaacttaagggggctgaatcattttgcacgcccatattttcagtttttgatttgttaaaaaagtttgaaatatccaataaatgtcgttccacttcatgattgtgtcccacttgttgttgattcttcacaaaaaaatacagttttatatctttatgtttgaagcctgaaatgtggcaaaaggtcgcaaagttcaagggggccgaatactttcgcaaggcactgtacataaaatACCACTTTGGAAACCATTGAGCTACAACTGGAGCAATGGGACTTGCAATATGTCCcagtcaatctctctctctctctatttctctcttgcttctccttcattttggaagaaattaatttgttcgaaactgttcaactattgtctttctctctctatgagtCATCTACTCACAATATTTTATGTACTGCAGTGCTAACTAGCTGTAGCTAATCCTTTCAGTGCTAGATTCATTATCTGGTCCTTTGATTGGgcggacaacatgtcagttcaggctgcaagagctctgacaggttggaggacatcttccggaagttgtcataattactgtgtaagtctatggaagtggaggaccatgagcctcctaggttttgtatttaagTCAATGCatccagaggaggatggaagctagctgtcctccagctacaccacgGTGCTACCCTCCAGAGTGCTGTCAAGGCTTCTGTAcaccttctttgcaaaatagtgtgtgtgttttaatccatttttgggtgacgtgaatatatttagtatagttttatctaatttttttttaaatttaaaagcCTCCactagtgtgtgcgtgtgtgtacagtgctgtgaaaaacgTATTTGCCCCTTCCTGATTACTTATTTTTTAGCACgtcacacttaaatgtttcagagcatcaaataaatgtaaatattacacaaagataacccaagtaaacacaaaatgcagtttttaagtgatgattttatttattaaggGAAAAAAGCTATCCGGACCTTCATGGCCCCGAAAcctaataactggttgtgccaccctcAGCAGTAACAACTGCAATCAAGCGTTTGCGATAACTGGCAATGAGTCTTTCACATCGTTGTGGAGGAATTTTGACCCCCTCTTCTTTGCAGAATTGTTTTAATTCAGCCACATTGGAGGGTTTTCGAGCATGAACCGCCTGTTTAAGGTCACGCCAGAGCATCtcaatcggattcaagtccggactttggctaggccactccaaaaccttaaTTGTGTTTTCTTCAAGCCATTCGGAGGTGGACTTgcgttttggatcattgtcctgctgtagAACCTACGTGTGCTTCAACTTGAGGTCACGAACTGATGGCCGGACATTCTCCTTCAAGATtttttggaggagaggagaatccatggttccatcaatcacagcaagtcgtccaggtcctgaagcagcaaagcagccccagaccatcacactaccaccaccgtATTTGACTGTTGGTATGATGTTCTTTTTTTAAAATGCTGTGTTACTTTTACGGCAGATGTAACGGGACGCACACCTTCCAAAAAGTTGTGTCTCGtcagtccacagaatattttcccAAAAGTCTTGGGGATCATCAAGATGTTTTTTGGCAAAAGTGAGACGAGCCTTTATTTTCTTTTTGGTCAGCAGTGGTTTTTGCCTTGAAACTCTGCCCTGGAAGCCATCTTTGCCCAGTCTCTTTCTTATGGTTTTGTCATGAACACTGACCTTAACTGAGGCAAGTGAGGAATGCATTTCTTTATATGTTATTGTGGGTTCTTTTGTGACCTCTTGGATGAGTCGTCGCTGCGCTCTTGGGGTAATTTTGGTAGGCCGGCCACTCCTGGGAAGGTTCACCACTGTTCCACATTTTCTCCATTTGTGGATAATGGCTCTCACCGTGGTTCGCTGGAGTCCCAAAGCTTTAGAAATggctttgtaaccctttccagactGATAGATGTCAATTACTTTGTTTCTCATCCATTCCTGAACTTCTTTGGATCGTGGCATGATGTCTTGCTTTTTGAGATCTTTTGGCCTACTTCACTTTGTCAGACAGGTTATATTTAagtgatttgttgattcaacaGGTCTGGCAGTAATCAGGCCTGGGTGTGGCTAGTGAAATTGAACTCAGCTTTCCAAACAATGTGATTAACCACAGTAAATTCATGATTTAACAAGGAGGGGTAATTACTTTGTCACATAGGGCCATGAAGGTTCGGATAGCTTTATTCCCTTAATAAATAAAATGATCACTTAAaaactgcattttgtgtttacttgggttatctttgtgtaatattaaaatttgtttgatgatctgaaacatttaagtgtgacaaatgtgcaaaataataagaaatcaggaagggggcaaatactttttcacagcactgtatatgTTTGCATGCTTGTCACCTGTGTGTGAGCGTGTTTGCAAGTtccccacctgtgtgtgtgtgtgtgtgtgtgtgtgtgtgtgtgtgtgtgtgtgtgtgtgtgtgtgtgtgtgtgtgtgtgtgtgtgtgtgtgtgtgtgtgtgtgcgcgcgtgtgtgtgtagatgtgtgtgttttcacacctctcacctgtgtgtgtctgtgtctgtgagtatTGCATGCCTCACCTGTGTGAGTGCGCATGTGCCTCTTTAGGTCGAAGGTGTCGTTGAAGCCCTTGCCACAGCAGTGGCAGGGGTGTCTCTTCACCATGCTGTGGCACTTGAGATGGCGCGTCAACATGCACTGCAGGGGGAACACCTTGTCACATTCCGAACACATGAAGTCACCCGAGCTGAGGGGGACACGTGGccggggctgagagagagaagaaagggacTTGGAAGTTATGACACAGACACTGCCTCTGACACTGCTTCAATGTACCGCAGGGGACCTTGGACACATTCAATCAAGCATGATAACTCTAAAACTCTTCACATAAGT contains:
- the LOC110538906 gene encoding transcription factor Ovo-like 2, with translation MCSECDKVFPLQCMLTRHLKCHSMVKRHPCHCCGKGFNDTFDLKRHMRTHTGIRPYCCELCDKAFTQRCSLESHLRKIHGVFQQYAYRQRRSKIFVCEDCGYTSNRPDEYFLHMCQCHPGSQALRRYYRHQAHEGANNMLSQHKPSPFFIYTTAGYYMG